Proteins encoded together in one Lathamus discolor isolate bLatDis1 chromosome 3, bLatDis1.hap1, whole genome shotgun sequence window:
- the COL18A1 gene encoding collagen alpha-1(XVIII) chain isoform X4, with protein MAYPAQLRHGASPASLNPWHSAHHPGLALAGVNGSWSSAVPNGSADNENLRAEVSLLELIGDPPPDEILKINGPDNNPGYVFGPNANTGQVARYHLPSPFYRDFSLLFHIQPTTPRAGVLFAVTDTSQSIIYVGVKLSELRAGKQHIIFYYTEPGSPRSYAAANFTVPTLLNQWTRFAISVEEDEVILYLDCEEHERVRFERSPDEMELEEGSGLFVAQAGGADPDNYQGVIADLKLHGDPRVAERQCEEEEDDADEVSGDFGSGAEGGHQPLGKAGGVPGLMDAFPVTSPPVVGGSGGSLQQAERTRAEETLSRGGTGSRGDKGKNSEHGLKGDVGTSSIVRPGIVKGEKGEKGELGVKGSAGFGYPGSKGQKGEPGNPGPPGTLSRHADSLVVEQVTGPPGPPGKDGAPGRDGEPGDPGEDGKPGDMGPQGFPGTPGEPGVKGEKGEPGMGPRGPPGPPGPPGPPGPSSKHDKLTFIDMEGSGFGGDLESLRGPRGPPGPPGPPGVPGLPGEPGRFGMNHTDLPGPPGLPGRDGIPGPPGPVGPPGRDGAAGQPGPKGERGDVGDLGLPGAPGPKGSKGETGPAGTPGEPGLAGLPGPMGPRGPPGPPGPPGPPGPGYDAGFGDMEGSGLLFASGSPGPRGPEGPQGVPGLPGVKGEVGSPGQPGLPGPKGDAGVPGVDGRPGLEGFPGPQGPKGDRGSPGEKGERGQDGVGLPGPPGPPGTPGQVIGVSSEDKSLMAFPGPEGRPGHAGFPGPVGPKGDKGASGPQGIPGLKGEKGEPGVIISPDGTVVTAKVKGEKGEPGLRGPVGPSGPQGRAGVKGEIGFPGRPGRPGMNGLKGEKGDPADVSGMMGLRGPPGPPGPPGPPGSIVYDNSNAFSDSGHPVLPAFPGFHQFPGQKGEKGDPGPPGPPGHFPYDPSHFGANLRGDKGDAGPKGEKGEPGSTPIYSPSLSGLPGPPGPQGYPGLPGPKGDSIVGLPGPPGPQGPPGIGYEGRQGPPGPPGPPGPPSFPGPHRQAISIPGPPGPPGPPGPPGSSGMSLGLRTLPTYQAMLSTAQDLPEGSLIFLSDRQELYVRLRGGIRRILLEEHTVMPSSALDNEVYDKLPSIHYSGPQPALQPRGPLHPLRNHSPSPTARPWRGDEVVANQHRLPEQPLLHHQHELLNSYYIHRRPDPAPVAAHVHQDFQPALHLVALNTPLSGGMRGIRGADFQCFQQARQVGLAGTFRAFLSSRLQDLYSIVRRADRATVPIVNLRDEVLFTNWEALFTGSGAPLRAGSRILSFDGRDVLRDAGWPQKSVWHGSDAKGRRLPESYCETWRTEENTATGQASSLGSGKLLEQEASSCQHTFIVLCIENSFMTAAKK; from the exons ATGGCATATCCAGCCCAACTGCGACATGGAGCATCACCTGCATCCCTGAACCCATGGCACAGCGCTCACCACCCGGGGCTGGCACTGGCTGGTGTGAATGGGAGCTGGAGCTCTGCTGTGCCTAATGGGAGTGCAGATAACG AGAACTTGAGGGCTGAGGTTAGCCTCCTGGAGCTGATTGGAGACCCCCCTCCAGATGAGATCCTCAAGATCAATGGCCCTGACAACAACCCTGGCTATGTATTCGGCCCCAATGCCAACACGGGCCAAGTGGCGCGGTACCACCTTCCAAGCCCTTTTTACCGGGACTTCTCCCTCCTGTTCCACATCCAACCTACCACCCCAAGGGCTGGAGTGCTCTTTGCTGTCACAGACACCTCGCAGAGCATCATCTATGTGGGTGTCAAGCTGTCAGAGCTGCGGGCTGGCAAGCAGCACATCATCTTCTACTACACGGAGCCAGGCTCGCCGCGTTCATATGCAGCAGCCAACTTCACCGTGCCCACCTTGCTCAACCAGTGGACGCGCTTTGCCATCAGCGTGGAGGAGGATGAAGTTATCCTCTACCTGGACTGTGAGGAGCACGAGAGGGTCCGCTTTGAGCGCTCTCCAGATGAGATGGAGCTGGAAGAAGGCTCCGGGCTCTTTGTGGCTCAAGCTGGAGGGGCTGACCCGGATAACTACCAG GGAGTCATTGCTGATCTGAAGCTACATGGGGACCCACGTGTGGCTGAACGCCAGTgcgaggaggaagaggatgatgCTGACGAG GTCTCTGGTGACTTTGGCAGTGGGGCAGAAGGTGGACACCAACCCCTGGGGAAGGCTGGG GGTGTCCCAGGGCTGATGGATGCATTCCCCGTCACCTCTCCCCCTGTTGTGGGCGGCAGTGGGGGCTCCCTGCAGCAAGCCGAGAGGACCAGAGCAGAGGAGACACTCTCCAGGGGAG GTACTGGCTCCAGAGGTGACAAGGGGAAGAATAGCGAACATGGCCTTAAAGGGGATGTGGGAACCAGCAGCATCGTGAGGCCAGGCATTGTGAAGGGTGAAAAG GGGGAGAAAGGAGAGCTAGGTGTTAAG ggcagtgctggcttCGGCTACCCTGGCTCCAAGGGCCAGAAAGGGGAACCAGGGAACCCTGGTCCCCCTGGGACCCTATCCCGGCACGCTGACAGCTTGGTGGTGGAGCAGGTCACTGGTCCCCCAGGACCACCAGGGAAGGATGGAGCCCCCGGCAGGGACGGAGAGCCT GGAGATCCTGGTGAGGACGGCAAACCA GGTGATATGGGGCCGCAGGGGTTCCCCGGGACGCCAGGGGAGCCTGGTGTGAAGGGGGAGAAG GGTGAGCcaggcatggggccgaggggaCCCCCTGGACCACCCGGCCCCCCAGGACCACCAGGACCCTCCTCCAAGCATGACAAGCTG ACCTTCATTGACATGGAGGGCTCTGGCTTCGGAGGTGACCTGGAGAGCCTGCGG GGGCCGCGAGGGCCGCCCGGTCCCCCGGGGCCACCCGGTGTTCCCGGTTTGCCAGGGGAGCCAGGGCGGTTTGGGATGAACCACACGGACCTGCCAGGACCTCCGGGATTgccaggcagggatgggatccCCGGGCCCCCAGGACCAGTG GGTCCTCCTGGAAGAGATGGGGCAGCCGGGCAGCCAGGGCCGAAAGGAGAGCGG ggcGACGTGGGTGACCTCGGCCTCCCTGGTGCACCAGGACCCAAG GGCAGCAAGGGAGAAACGGGACCAGCAGGAACCCCAGGAGAACCAGGCTTAGCCGGTCTTCCTGGGCCCATGGGACCCCGTGGACCACCGGGACCCCCTGGCCCCCCAGGACCACCAGGGCCAGGCTACGATGCTGGATTT GGTGACATGGAGGGCTCGGGGCTCCTGTTTGCCAGTGGCTCCCCTGGACCACGTGGACCTGAAGGACCACAG ggggtgccaggactGCCAGGGGTGAAG GGGGAGGTTGGCAGCCCCGGGCAGCCTGGTTTGCCGGGACCAAAG ggagatgctggtgtTCCTGGTGTGGATGGTCGCCCTGGCCTAGAGGGCTTCCCTGGACCACAG GGACCCAAAGGTGACAGAGGCAGCCCTGGTGAGAAG GGCGAGCGTGGACAAGATGGTGTGGGGCTGCCTGGTCCCCCTGGCCCCCCTGGTACCCCTGGGCAGGTCATTGGTGTCTCAAGTGAAGAT AAGTCTTTGATGGCTTTTCCTGGTCCAGAG GGCAGACCAGGTCATGCTGGCTTCCCG GGCCCAGTGGGACCAAAAGGAGACAAGGGTGCATCTGGTCCCCAGGGCATTCCAGGGTTGAAG ggggagaaaggggagcCTGGTGTCATCATCAGCCCCGATGGGACTGTGGTCACTGCAAAggtgaaaggagaaaag GGGGAGCCAGGGCTACGAGGACCAGTAGGACCCTCC GGTCCCCAGGGACGAGCAGGGGTGAAGGGAGAGATCGGCTTCCCAGGCAGACCC GGACGTCCTGGAATGAATGGGCTGAAGGGCGAGAAGGGGGACCCCGCTGATGTCAGTGGCATGATGGGCTTGAGG GGTCCACCAGGCCCCCCAGGGCCCCCCGGGCCCCCTGGCAGCATAGTGTATGACAACAGTAAT GCCTTCAGTGACTCTGGGCATCCCGTGCTGCCAGCCTTCCCTG GTTTCCACCAGTTCCCAGGACAAAAGGGAGAGAAGGGTGATCCTGGAcccccaggacccccag GCCACTTCCCCTATGACCCAAGTCACTTTGGTGCCAACCTGCGG GGTGACAAGGGGGACGCAGGTCCAAAGGGTGAGAAGGGTGAGCCGGGCAGCACCCCCATCTacagccccagcctctctggGCTGCCAGGACCACCAGGGCCCCAGGGCTACCCTGGGCTGCCA GGTCCCAAAGGGGACAGCATCGTTGGCCTGCCAGGGCCTCCTGGACCGCAGGGCCCCCCAGGAATCGGCTATGAGGGGCGGCAGGGCCCTCCTGGCCCTCCCGGCCCCCCTGGTCCACCCTCCTTCCCTGGTCCCCATAGACAAG CTATCAGCATCCCTGGACCCCCTGGACCACCAGGACCCCCTGGACCACCAGGCAGTAGCGGGATGTCCTTGGGG CTCCGCACCCTGCCAACGTACCAGGCGATGCTGAGCACCGCGCAGGACCTGCCCGAGGGCAGCCTCATCTTCCTCAGTGACCGGCAGGAGCTCTACGTGCGCCTGCGTGGTGGCATCCGCCGCATCCTG ctggaggagcaCACCGTGATGCCCAGTTCGGCTCTG gacAACGAGGTGTATGACAAGCTGCCCAGCATCCACTACAGCGGCCCTCAGCCCGCTCTGCAGCCCCGTGGTCCCCTGCATCCCCTCCGCAATCACAGTCCCTCTCCTACCGCCCGACCCTGGCGCGGGGACGAGGTGGTGGCCAACCAGCACCGCCTGCCcgagcagcccctgctccatcACCAGCACGAGCTCCTCAACAGCTACTACATCCATCGCCGCCCGGATCCAGCCCCGGTGGCTGCCCACGTGCACCAGGACTTCCAGCCTGCT CTTCACCTCGTGGCCCTCAACACGCCGCTGAGCGGTGGCATGCGTGGCATCCGCGGGGCTGACTTTCAGTGCTTCCAACAAGCCCGGCAGGTCGGGCTGGCCGGCACTTTCCGCGCCTTCCTGTCCTCCCGCCTGCAGGACCTCTACAGCATCGTGCGCAGGGCTGACCGTGCCACCGTGCCCATCGTCAACCTCCGG GATGAAGTGCTCTTCACTAACTGGGAAGCCCTTTTCACGGGCAGTGGGGCTCCGCTGCGAGCCGGTTCCCGCATCCTCTCCTTCGACGGCCGGGATGTCCTGAGGGATGCAGGATG GCCCCAGAAGAGTGTCTGGCATGGCTCAGATGCCAAGGGCCGGCGCTTGCCCGAGAGCTACTGTGAGACATGGAGGACAGAGGAGAACACAGCCACTGGGCAGGCTTCCTCCCTGGgctctgggaagctgctggagcaggaggccAGCAGCTGCCAACACACCTTCATCGTGCTCTGCATCGAGAACAGCTTCATGACCGCTGCCAAAAAGTGA